From Ignavibacterium sp.:
TCGAAACCTGATCATTTCTTTCCGGATTAACTCCAACAGCACTTTTAATTAATTCTTCAAGTTTACGAATCTGGTCCTGTGATCGTGGTACATATTCAATTACTGTTTTACCATCTTTTTCCACCTGCTTTGGTACATCATTTATCACTGCAGCAACACTTAATCTTAAAATATTTCCTGTTCCTTCAACTACCCGCTGAACAGTTTTACTTATTTCATAATTTGTTGTAACATTTTCTGTTGATTGAGCAGAAGTATCTCCGATTGCTTTTCCGACATTTGTGGATTTTAATGTTTGCTCACTAACCACAACTTGCGACTCAGGATCATAAAGCTCCATAGTTTTTTCAACCTGGTCAAAGTTTAACTCAGCATTAACCTGAACAAGTGCATTTCCATAACCGAGAACATTATCAAGAATTGTTTGTGCTTTTTGCGCCAGATAACTTTCTACAGAATTTTTAATTTCATATTGTTTGCCCGATGAAACTGTCATTGTTCCGTCACTATCTTCTTTCCAAAGCAATCTTCCGTGAGTATCAATCAAAGTGATGTTATTTGTTGATAGCCCTTCAACAGCACTTGCAACAAGATTCACAATAGCCATTGCACTGGTTCGCTGCAGTTTGTAATTATCTCTTAACTTCAGAACGATTGAAGCTGTTGGTTGTTTTTGTTCATCACGGAAAATGGTTCTTTCAGGAAAGACAATGTGAACTCTTGCACCTTCGACTCCATCTTGTCCAAGTATTGTTCTGGCAAGTTCGCCTTCAAGTGCTCTTTTGTAATTTAATTTTTGCATAAAGTCAGACATTCCCATCGTTGATTTGTCAAATAACTCATAACCTATTGTTCCGGAAGTGGGAATTCCTTTTCCAGCTAATTCTAATCTGGTTTCGTACAGTTTATCTTTAGGAACTTTAATAACAGTTCCGTTATCTTCTATCTTGTAGGGAATCTTCTGAGCACTTAAATACTCCACAACTTTTGAAGCATCCTGCTGAGCAAGATTTGAATACAATACTGAATAAGAAGGTTCATTCATCATATTGACAAGAATAATGATAAGAACCAATGTGATTACAGCAGTTCCGCCGATGAGTACTTTCTGCTGAAGTGAAAGTGAGTTTAAAGCTTTTGTTAATGCTTCGGTTGGATTTTTACTCATAATATTAAATTGACATTCTTGTTAGTTCGCGATACATATCAATTGTTTTATTTCTGATTTCCATCAGAAGTTCGAGACTTGTTTTTGCTTTTTCTCCGGCAATCATTACTTCGTGAATTTCAACTCCATCACCATTTATAAAATCTTTTGTTATCTCGGATGACTTTAACTGATCATCATTTACTGAACCGATAAATTCCCCAAGCACATTTCCGAATCCGGAAATATCTTTAGATTGTTTTTGAACTTCCTGAATTAACGAAGGAAGTTTTCCACCGATTGATTCTATTGCCATTTTAACCTCTCCTATCGAAGTGTGAGCCAATCTTAATGTTGTTAAGTTTTCCGGATTTTCCATAAAAGCTGTATTCCATTATCTCAGAACTTTTATCCGGAAACATTTGTGCAAAGAATTGTTTTTCTTTTTCGTTTAAAACTTCTTCAGATGATTTAACATTCTGAGAATATGTACGGTTTATTCTGCTGTTTACGGAAATGTTATTGATAAAATTCTGATTTGCGCCTTGTCCGATTTTCATTTTATATCTCCAATGAATCTTTTGCCATTTGCTTTGATGCATTAAATGCTGTGAGATTAGCTTCATAACTTCTTGAAGCTGCAATCATATCAATCATTTCTGTAATAGTATTGATATTAGACATCTGCACATAACCGTTTTCATCTGCGTTTGGATGTTCAGGCATATAAACAATATCACCAGGAGTATTGTCTTCGGTTACTTTGAATTCGAGGTCCGAAGTTGAACTTGTTTTGTTTGTGGTTAGTGTCGGATTTGAAATATGATTTGGATTTGTCGTAGCAAGTTTCATTGTTTTGGAAAAATCAACCACTTGATGGTTTAGAACATTTTTCTTCTGAGTTACATTAAGAATTTTTCTTTTTACTGGCTGACCATCAGCAGTTCTAACAGAGTTTCCGTTTGCAAGATTTTCTGCAATAAGATTCATTTTCTTTCTTTGAACGCTCAACCCTTTTGCACTGATTCCAAAGCCCAGAATGTTATCACCGATTTTCATAATTTACCTCCGCCTTTAATTACATTTTGAAGACCGCGATAGTAATCGCCAATTTTTTTCGAAGAGAATCTGAAGAGAAGTGCATTAGCAGCTAGCTCGGACATTTCTTTATCAATATCCACATTGTTAACACCAGAAACATTTTCCATTCCTTTATCTTTGTAAATCTGAAACTGAGTTTCACTCATCGGGAGAAAACTGATGTGCTTTGGACTCGTGGTTCTCATCTGATTCATTTTTGTGTCGAGCATTTCCTGGAAAGAAACATCTTCTCTCTTATAATTTTCAGTACCGATGTTTGCAATGTTTTTACTGATTACTTTGTTCTTTACCGAACAGTAATCAATAAATTTTTCAAGTAGTTTTATTGTTTGTGTACTCATTTCAATCAACTTGTTTTGTTAAGGCAGTGACAAATATGATACCACGCAAAAAGACATTTAGATTGTGTGATTTTTTATTTCTTCTGAATGCTGGTTGGCTAATTATAAACAACTGTTAGTTATTGCTCATTAGTTGAACTGAGGGTAATTAAATTTCAAATAATAATTTCTGAACTCTTAGTGAATAAAAAGAGAGGAACCGCCTTACCTAAGCAAGGCGGCTCATCGGAGGGAGCTATGCTATGCGTAAAATTTATTCGCCGTAATCAAGTATGATTGATTTTGTTTGTCCGCAACTGCAGATAAATTTTATTTCACGGACATTGTTATTCTCATCTTTATTAAGGACGATCTTTATTCCATCAATATCGTCTTCCTCAAAAGAAATCTTTGTTTTTCCTTCGAGTTGAAGCTCTTCGGATTTGATAACATTCTTTCCGCTTTTTAATCCATTTGAGTTTATAACTTCAAACAACATTTCCTGCATAAGAATACTCATATTTAAATATTTTATTTATCTGATAAGCGATTTTATCCAAAGGTAAAATCAAATCAGCTAATTGACTATCTACTATTGCTCTTGGCATTCCATAAACTACACTGCTGTCTTCATCCTGAGCAAAAGCATAACCACCTATTCGCTTTAATCTTTTTACTGCTTCCAAACCATCCTTGCCCATACCTGTCATTATGATAGGAAGAACATTCTTACCAAAAACATCTATCATTGAATTTAATGTTACATCAACGCATGGTTTGTACAATGTATTATCGGGAGAATCTGAAATTTTTATAGATACACGTCCGGAAGTCTGGGATACAAATAAATGTTTACCTCCAGGAGCGAAATAGACTTTTGAAGATTCAAGCAAATCATTATCTGCTGCTTCTATTACTGTTAACTCGCTTAACTTGTTTAACCTTTCAGCCAATGAATTGGTAAACATTGGTGGCATATGCTGAACAATAACAATTGGAACTGGCAGATGAGCATGTAAATGAGGAATAACCTTCTGAAGCGATAAAGGTCCTCCTGTTGAAATTCCGATTAGAATTGCTTTAATATCAAATGACGGAATCCAGTCTTTGGCTTGAATTGTTTTTGTTGTGGTTTTTCTCTCACCAACTGTAATATTTGATATTCGTTTAAGTCTGGTTGCAATTGAAGTTTGCTTATAAATATTTCGGATCTTATCAATCAGTTCATCTTTTATTTTCATTACTCCGCTTGCAACGGCACTTGGCTCTTTAGGTAAGAAATCAACTGCTCCTAAAGACAATGCTTTGATTGTAACATCCGCACCTTCGGTGGTAAATGAACTTACCATTAAAACCGGAACAGGAAAGTCTTTCATAATTTTATCAAGAGTTTCCAGTCCGTTCAAACCTGGCATTTCGAAATCCAGAGTAACAACATCCGGTTGATGAGTTCTTATTAATTCAAAACCTTCCAAACCATTTTTTGCTGTAGCAACAACTTCAATATCACCTGCACTTTCTAACATAAAAGAAAGTGTTTTTCTCATAAAAGCTGAGTCATCAATAACGAGTACTTTTATTTTTCTGCTATTTGTCATGCTGAGTTTTATTTATCAGTTCGTTGATATCAAGAATTAAAATTACTGTTCCGTCACCCATTATGGTTGAACCGGCAATTCCCGGAACTCTTCCGATATAACTGCCAAGAGATTTAATTACAATTTCTTTTTGTCCTAATAATTCATCAACTTCAATTCCGACTTGTCTTTCTGCCAGACCAACAATAACAACATATTGCCAAATGTTATTTTCAGATTGCTCAGTTTGATTTAATACAACTTGCCTTAAAGAAACAAGAGGAATAATTCTGTCACGAAGTTTTATTACAGGTTTATTATTAATGGAATAAACATTTTCTGAATGAACTCTTATTACTTCAATAACCGAGTTAAGTGGAATAACGAATTGTTCTTTATCAACTTTTACAATCATTCCGCTTATAATTGCCAAAGTTAGAGGCAGCTTTATCTGAATTTTTGTTCCAACTCCGACTGTTGATTCAAGGTTTATCATTCCTCTTAACTTTGTTACATTCGTTTTAACCACATCCATTCCAACTCCTCTTCCCGAAATGTTTGTTACAACCTCAGCGGTAGAAAATCCGGGAAGAAAAATCAGATTAAGTAAATCCTGTTTTGATAATTCATCTGCTTTTTGTTGAGATATTAATCCTTTGCTAATTGCTTTGGATTTTATCACTTCAGGATCAATTCCTTTTCCATCATCTTCAATAGTGATGATTATGTTATTCCCTTCGTGTTCAGCATTCAATTTTATTGTTCCAACAGGATTTTTACCAGCTTTAATTCTGTCTTCTTCTTTTTCAATTCCGTGATCGATACTGTTTCTTAATATGTGAACAAGAGGATCGTTAATTTCCTCAATAAGAGTTTTATCAAGTTCTGTTTCTTCACCTTCGATTATCAGATTTATTTTCTTATTAGCAGTTTTAGATAAGTCTCTTACAAGTCGAGGATATTTGTTGAATACTTTACCAATCTTAACCATTCTTGTTTTCATTACTAATTGCTGTAATTCGTTCGTCATCATATCAATTAACTTTGTAGTGTCTTCAAGTTCGCGGGCAAGTTGCGTTCCTTCAAATTCTCTTGAGACTTCAAGATTTATCTGCGCAAGTCGATTTCTACCCAGCACAAGTTCAGAAACCATATTTAATAGTTCATCAAGTTTTTCAACATCAACACGAATTGAATTATCTGCTTTTTTATTTTCCTGGTTAGTATTCTCTGTTTCTGATTTTTGTTCTTCGGATTGAACTTGTTTCGAAGTTTCCTCAACTTTCGTTACAGCTAAATCTTTCTTCGCCTCGACAAGTATCTTTTCTTCAGTTTTTTTCTTTCTGCCTCTTTTACTTTTTTGTGTCTCGACTATTTGAATCAGTTCTTTATTCTTATTACCAAGTTTAGAAATTGTTGTCTGAAGTTTTTGAATAACATTTTCTATTTCAACATCTTCATTATGATTTGTTTCAATAGAGTTCAGTAATTCTTTCATCTTATCATAACCAAGTAGAATCGAATCCATCACCATCGAATCAAGTGAAGCTTCTTTCTTTCTGAGCTTGTTAAGAATATCTTCACAACGATGTGTTAATGAGGTAAGTTTATTCAGATTAAGAAATCCGGATGAACCTTTAATTGTATGAAATGAACGGAAAACTTTATTCAAAAGGTTTTCATCAGTCGGATTTTTTTCCAGTTCGATTAAATCCACATCAAGAGAATCAATTATTTCCTTTGATTCAATCAGAAAGCTATCAACGATCTCCTTCATTTCGGGATCTGTGAGCATCGGATTTATTTCAGATTTACTCATTATTTCCGAAACAGTTTATCAAT
This genomic window contains:
- the fliE gene encoding flagellar hook-basal body complex protein FliE → MAIESIGGKLPSLIQEVQKQSKDISGFGNVLGEFIGSVNDDQLKSSEITKDFINGDGVEIHEVMIAGEKAKTSLELLMEIRNKTIDMYRELTRMSI
- a CDS encoding chemotaxis protein CheA, producing MSKSEINPMLTDPEMKEIVDSFLIESKEIIDSLDVDLIELEKNPTDENLLNKVFRSFHTIKGSSGFLNLNKLTSLTHRCEDILNKLRKKEASLDSMVMDSILLGYDKMKELLNSIETNHNEDVEIENVIQKLQTTISKLGNKNKELIQIVETQKSKRGRKKKTEEKILVEAKKDLAVTKVEETSKQVQSEEQKSETENTNQENKKADNSIRVDVEKLDELLNMVSELVLGRNRLAQINLEVSREFEGTQLARELEDTTKLIDMMTNELQQLVMKTRMVKIGKVFNKYPRLVRDLSKTANKKINLIIEGEETELDKTLIEEINDPLVHILRNSIDHGIEKEEDRIKAGKNPVGTIKLNAEHEGNNIIITIEDDGKGIDPEVIKSKAISKGLISQQKADELSKQDLLNLIFLPGFSTAEVVTNISGRGVGMDVVKTNVTKLRGMINLESTVGVGTKIQIKLPLTLAIISGMIVKVDKEQFVIPLNSVIEVIRVHSENVYSINNKPVIKLRDRIIPLVSLRQVVLNQTEQSENNIWQYVVIVGLAERQVGIEVDELLGQKEIVIKSLGSYIGRVPGIAGSTIMGDGTVILILDINELINKTQHDK
- a CDS encoding chemotaxis response regulator protein-glutamate methylesterase, translating into MTNSRKIKVLVIDDSAFMRKTLSFMLESAGDIEVVATAKNGLEGFELIRTHQPDVVTLDFEMPGLNGLETLDKIMKDFPVPVLMVSSFTTEGADVTIKALSLGAVDFLPKEPSAVASGVMKIKDELIDKIRNIYKQTSIATRLKRISNITVGERKTTTKTIQAKDWIPSFDIKAILIGISTGGPLSLQKVIPHLHAHLPVPIVIVQHMPPMFTNSLAERLNKLSELTVIEAADNDLLESSKVYFAPGGKHLFVSQTSGRVSIKISDSPDNTLYKPCVDVTLNSMIDVFGKNVLPIIMTGMGKDGLEAVKRLKRIGGYAFAQDEDSSVVYGMPRAIVDSQLADLILPLDKIAYQINKIFKYEYSYAGNVV
- the flgC gene encoding flagellar basal body rod protein FlgC, which translates into the protein MKIGDNILGFGISAKGLSVQRKKMNLIAENLANGNSVRTADGQPVKRKILNVTQKKNVLNHQVVDFSKTMKLATTNPNHISNPTLTTNKTSSTSDLEFKVTEDNTPGDIVYMPEHPNADENGYVQMSNINTITEMIDMIAASRSYEANLTAFNASKQMAKDSLEI
- the fliF gene encoding flagellar basal-body MS-ring/collar protein FliF; protein product: MSKNPTEALTKALNSLSLQQKVLIGGTAVITLVLIIILVNMMNEPSYSVLYSNLAQQDASKVVEYLSAQKIPYKIEDNGTVIKVPKDKLYETRLELAGKGIPTSGTIGYELFDKSTMGMSDFMQKLNYKRALEGELARTILGQDGVEGARVHIVFPERTIFRDEQKQPTASIVLKLRDNYKLQRTSAMAIVNLVASAVEGLSTNNITLIDTHGRLLWKEDSDGTMTVSSGKQYEIKNSVESYLAQKAQTILDNVLGYGNALVQVNAELNFDQVEKTMELYDPESQVVVSEQTLKSTNVGKAIGDTSAQSTENVTTNYEISKTVQRVVEGTGNILRLSVAAVINDVPKQVEKDGKTVIEYVPRSQDQIRKLEELIKSAVGVNPERNDQVSIVNIPFETKPTDELVEESSPWFEDANGISNLVLVLLAIGASIFLLRGLMSKLKSEKIFLGTIPSELSHAAAGGGATMLTSKHLPGALNEIKKKKDLLPIGDIEDEITDEAIRKKTRQEKIQNYVSKNPTEAAKLINTWLHENE
- the flgB gene encoding flagellar basal body rod protein FlgB: MSTQTIKLLEKFIDYCSVKNKVISKNIANIGTENYKREDVSFQEMLDTKMNQMRTTSPKHISFLPMSETQFQIYKDKGMENVSGVNNVDIDKEMSELAANALLFRFSSKKIGDYYRGLQNVIKGGGKL